The window TTTCAAACATGCTCCAGGTGGCGGGTTCAATGGTTTGTGCCTCCAGGGCGACTGCAGCCAGCAGGCAAATCAGGACAACTAAGGTTTTTTTCATGATATCCTGTTTTTTGGTTTCTAGAAAGTTACGACAATAATAAATCCAATGAGCAAAACCTTGTTTTTTAGTTTATTTTTACCTGGGAAATGACATTGTGAAAAAACCAGTAAAACTATGGTATACAGGATACTGATCGACCCTATGCTAAAGGGGCTGCATCGAAGGGTGGTTTCGCAGATATCTCCAGGGCAGCTAGTATTGGATGTGGCCTGCGGCCACGGCACCCTTGCCCGGATGATCGCCAGCCAGAAGGACTGCAAGGTGACCGGCATAGACCTGGATGCAGCGAAAATTGCCGAAGCCAATCGAATGGCTCAGAAGGGCAATTTAAAAGGCCTAGACTTCAGCTTAATGGATGCCATCGACCTCTCCCCTCTTGGGGATAAGACCTTTGATGTGGCCGTGACCTCAATGGCCATTCATCAATTCAGCCCGGAAGCAGG of the Bacteroides sp. genome contains:
- a CDS encoding class I SAM-dependent methyltransferase, yielding MVYRILIDPMLKGLHRRVVSQISPGQLVLDVACGHGTLARMIASQKDCKVTGIDLDAAKIAEANRMAQKGNLKGLDFSLMDAIDLSPLGDKTFDVAVTSMAIHQFSPEAGLKVLMEMKRVAATIIIADYAWPMPGSLYGRLARAIEWIAGGEHHRNFLQYMKNGGMEPLLHKAGLRVEKQDQQGKGTMTVSLCGI